TAAACTTATCGGTTTGGCCCTACTTTTAGTGGGGATGATGTTAGCGGTTGGCGCCGGAGCCAACTTTAGGTATTATGAAGCAGACAGGGACATTATAGTTGCCATCGTTGCAGATGACAATGAACTAATTGACTTAACACCAGTACAGCCCTACGCACGCCTAAGCAATGGGAAATTGTACATTGATATCAGCGAATATAATCCAAACAAACCAGAGTGGGGTGGACTTGGACTCAGCCCGAACACAACCTATGTCTTTGAAGAAATGTTTAATGTTAGCAACGACCTTTGGGAAAACAACCAAACGGATTTCCCAATTTGTGTAACCCTTAGTGTTTCAGGTTCGTATGATGTCAAAATATTTGCAGGCAACTACACTAGTCCAACTGCAGGTCCAGCTGCTTCAATAACGTTTACGGTATACCACGGAAGCCCAGTCCCAATTGGATTTGTATTCAACAACACAAACATGTCACCAGGAAGCTACCAGACACAACTTCAAATACACGCAATTGCAGGCGCATGTACATGATGTGAAAAATCTGAAGATTTATTGAGAGCATTTGCTCTCAAATATTTTAGTTTTTTGTTTGTGAGGCGATAAAAGTGATCAGTAAGGGAATAATATTATCTGTAGCAGTAATTTTCGTATTGTTCTTCTCAATTAGCATTAACAAGCCAATCCCTATTTCCTATGCTCTTGAAAACGATAATGGCACATTTACTATTGAGACGCCACTCCCACCATATGCTTTTCTTTATCATGGGGGAAATTTGACAATTGATATTAGCGAGGACAATCCATTCTACCCGGGATACGGGGAAGGATTATCGAGAGATGCAATCTACAAGTTTGATGACGTTATGAAGGTAGAGAACAATGTGACCCAGACAGGAGCATCAGTCATTTGCGTAATTATTACTTCACAAATGGATGGTTTGAAGTTTTACTACTCAAACACAACACCCGAAGACAGCATTAGCTTTACATTAGGCGAATATGAGTCAGTGAACGTTGGTATCTACATCAACACCACAAATTATGCCCTTGGCGAAGTTTCTGGGAGCTTTAAGATACAAGCTTATGAAGGTGCATGTGGATGAGGCTTCTAGAACTTCTTTTTACCTTTGTTATTGGTTTAGTTCTGATCACATCAATAGCAGGATTTATTCTTGATAGACCTATCTTGATATCTTATGTTTATTCCGATAGTATGAGTCCAACATTAGAGAAAGGGGACTTATTCTTCATAAATCCCCTCTCAAAGGGCGATGTTAATGATATCATTGTTTTTAAAATGAACAATGAGTGGACAGTTCACAGAATCTATGTGAAAGATTTCGATGGATACATAACAAAAGGAGACAACAATGTCGCAACTGACCAGCAAGAAGGCAAAAATCCAAAGATAACAAAGGATGCAGTAATAGGCAAAGTTATAACAATTGGAGGAGAACCCCTAAAAATACCAAGAGCAGGAGATTACATAAGCAGCCTTTCTAAAAAAGGTTCAAACCTGTATGTTGCAATAGCATTTTTAGTTATAGGGGCAATCCTCTTAACAACCAGCAGTGAAGAGAGAAAAAGGAAAAAGAAAAGAAGAAAGTACATAAGAGTAAAATTTAAGACACTTTATGCAGTAACTGCTTCTCTAACAGTGGCAGTTTTGATCCTTTCGATGATGCTCTCATGGGGAACTTTAACTTTCAGCTATTCCTCAACCCTAGCTAGTGGTCAAAGAGAAGGCTGGTATTTGCCAGGCTCTATGTTTGAAGAAGAGCTGACATTAAAAAATAGGGCAATTTACCCATTCCTGTACTTTATTGAGCCCCAAGGAGATAGGATCGAAATTTTGAGCGAGAAGTCCTTTAAAATATCTGGAGGCAACGAAAAAAAGATAAAAGTTCAGGTAAGCGTTCCGGAAGATACAAGAGTCTACGGAGAAAAGATTAATGTCTATGCATATTTGCCAATCTTGCCTGAAAGAATCATAACAGAACTTTACTACAAAAGCCCGTACTTGCCATTCATTGCATACATCGCAGAAGCATCGTTCTTCTTAACACTCCTTTACTTTGCGGTGGGAGCTGGAAGCGAAGACATAATCAAGTATAGAGTTCACCGCTCAAAGATTTTTGACAAACTTAGGGAGAGTGTTGGATTATGAAATGGACTGCAGTGTTTTTAATATTGCTAGCGAGTTCTATGATACTCATTGGCTCCAGCGGAAATTTCAGAAATTATGAAAGCCAAAGAGGCGTGTGGGTAAACATTGCCCAAGGAAATGAGTCATACATTGCTTACTTCTGTACTGTAAGTGGATATTCAAATGTCGTGACAGTTGAGCAAGGGGAATCCTTAAGCTTTGATGCCTTAACCATAAAAAATCAGCTTGGAGAAACATTGGAAGCATGGATTGAAGGAGATTACTCAGGCCTACCTTCTGGAGTAAACGTTAACCTTGAAAGTGGGTCGGTTATTCTGTTTGACCTAGAGGAATATTCCTTTGAAGGAAATGTAAGTGCAGCTAGTGATGTACCAGTAGGGAGCTACGAGGTTCCAATTATGCTTTATGGGGATTGGGATAATGGAGATGCTGAGATAAGCGTCTGCCCATTGAAAATTAATGTGATTGAGCCCCGAGTGGTGCTAACAAAAATTCTCATAAGTGGGAACACAACTGTGCCAATAAAAACAAACCAAAGCTGGACTATGAGAATAGAAATAACCAACCACGGTCCAGAGGAAGAATTTACAATTAAAGACGTCATTCCAGCAGAATTTGAAGTTGACTTAAACCAAACTTCAGCAACAGACGGGAACTATACCTTTGTGAAGCAAGGAGGAGGAAATATGGGCTCCATTCACATGACATGGGTAGTAACTGTCGGGCAAGGTGAAAGTGAACACATTGACATAACGATTTATACAAAACTCAATCCTGCAGGACAACAAGAATTCACTGAACCAGGTTTCTATAATTTGAATGATGGTGCAGAACTTGTTGGATATGACATAAAGACACCAGCAATTGTTGTGGAGGCAGTTGAAGATGAAGACGACCAGTGTTGCCATAACTGTAACTGTGGTTAGTGCCTTCCATTTTTTCATTTTTTTGAACTAATTATTGAAATGGAGGTTTCAAAGGTGAAGAAATTTAATTTAGAGATAATAGAGAACATCAACTGGAAAAAAGTAAGTTTAGCAATTCTGCTGATAGCATTCCTGTTCTTCTCTGCTTATAGTGTATTGGCATTTCAAAGAGAGCCCATAACTAGAACCACTAGAACTGTGGGGAGCTACACCCAAAAAGGAGTTTTTCAGCATAAAGCGTTCTTTTCAAATACATCACTTTATGGAAATGTAAAAAGCATGAAATATTACCCCAAAGACATAACCGAGTCAATATCAGGGGTTTATGTTTATACTTTCACGCCTGGAAAGGACATAACTGGAAAATACAAGCTTACTATAGTTACAACGTATTACGTCTCAAAAGGTAAAGAAAAAATCATTCTTTGGGAGGAGACGCTCGTAGAGAGTGAAGGAGAGCTCGAAAACGGAATAATGGGAGAAGCAATAAGCTTTAACTTAGCTGATCTGAACAAGAGGACAGAAGAAATCAAGAAGGGTCTTGGCATTAAGAGATTTTCAAAGGACACCAAGATCATAGTTCAAGTTTCAGCCAGAGGAAATGTTAATGGAAAGAAAGTTTACGAGAAGTTTGAGCAGACAATTAATATGGTTGTGGATTCAACAAACGGGCTCATATATTTCACGAACGAAGAAGCAGAGATAAAGAACAACTTAGTTGAGACAAATGTCAAGACAAACTTCTTGAGTCTTCTCGGGAAGCCAGTGAGCGTCAGCACAGCGAGAAAAGTATTTCCGCTTTTGGCGTTCCTAAGCACACTCCCAGTCTTCGGAATGATTTACACAGCAAAGGCAAACGCTCCAAAGGATAGACTCAAAGACTTGAGAAGATACATAATTGAAGGCGTTCCAAGTGATGTGGATAAGAAAATCACGCTCGCTACAGAAGATGATCTAAAGAAGACCTTTGAACTGATTGATAAGCCTATACTGCACTACCAAGAAGATGATAGCGAAGTTTATGCAATTGTAGATGATGGAGTCCTCTACGAATACAGAAGGGAGTTTTAGGACTATTAATGACCCAGGTCTTCGTTTAAGATTTCTTCAAACTTTTTTATCTCAATCTTCTCACTTTCTGCAAGTTCTTGGGGTATATCAACAACGTATTTTACCTTATCGATTACGGCTAAATCTGAAGTTGCAACGATTTCAAATTTTTTAAGCTCAAAATCTACAGCATTTACAGTTTCTGCTGCTCCAGAAAGACCAACTCTTTCAATAATTTCATTTGTAAGCTTTGCCACCTCACCGCTTTTGCTGACAGGCTTGTCATAGAGAAAGATAACCCTTTTTGGGTTAAACTTAGATAAGAACTTCAAGAGAAAAAATAGTATTTCTCCAGTTTTTTCACTAACTCTATATCCCCTCTGATACTTCAAATCTCTAACAAAGCCATCTTCGCAGAGTATCGCTTTTCCTTCGAGAACAGATTCTAAAGTTATTAAAACATTGAATCCATCAACAGCCAGGATTTTGCCATTTACGAAGTTGATTGGCTTCCTCTTCTTTTTTCTATATCCTATTTCTTTTTCACTAAAAACACATCTAGCCAAAAGGTGTCTGTCTTCCTTTTTCAATTTGTAGTGATTAGCTACAAAATTCAGAGCAACACTTTTTCTATACCCTCTGTTGAGCAAATACTTCAAATCCAAATATGCCTCAAAAAGGGGAGAGGGCATTAAACCACCTTCTCCAGCAACTGATTCTCTGCATGAATTC
The nucleotide sequence above comes from Thermococcus sp. M39. Encoded proteins:
- a CDS encoding DUF1102 domain-containing protein, with protein sequence MNKLIGLALLLVGMMLAVGAGANFRYYEADRDIIVAIVADDNELIDLTPVQPYARLSNGKLYIDISEYNPNKPEWGGLGLSPNTTYVFEEMFNVSNDLWENNQTDFPICVTLSVSGSYDVKIFAGNYTSPTAGPAASITFTVYHGSPVPIGFVFNNTNMSPGSYQTQLQIHAIAGACT
- a CDS encoding DUF1102 domain-containing protein yields the protein MISKGIILSVAVIFVLFFSISINKPIPISYALENDNGTFTIETPLPPYAFLYHGGNLTIDISEDNPFYPGYGEGLSRDAIYKFDDVMKVENNVTQTGASVICVIITSQMDGLKFYYSNTTPEDSISFTLGEYESVNVGIYINTTNYALGEVSGSFKIQAYEGACG
- a CDS encoding signal peptidase I produces the protein MRLLELLFTFVIGLVLITSIAGFILDRPILISYVYSDSMSPTLEKGDLFFINPLSKGDVNDIIVFKMNNEWTVHRIYVKDFDGYITKGDNNVATDQQEGKNPKITKDAVIGKVITIGGEPLKIPRAGDYISSLSKKGSNLYVAIAFLVIGAILLTTSSEERKRKKKRRKYIRVKFKTLYAVTASLTVAVLILSMMLSWGTLTFSYSSTLASGQREGWYLPGSMFEEELTLKNRAIYPFLYFIEPQGDRIEILSEKSFKISGGNEKKIKVQVSVPEDTRVYGEKINVYAYLPILPERIITELYYKSPYLPFIAYIAEASFFLTLLYFAVGAGSEDIIKYRVHRSKIFDKLRESVGL
- a CDS encoding DUF5305 family protein, which encodes MKKFNLEIIENINWKKVSLAILLIAFLFFSAYSVLAFQREPITRTTRTVGSYTQKGVFQHKAFFSNTSLYGNVKSMKYYPKDITESISGVYVYTFTPGKDITGKYKLTIVTTYYVSKGKEKIILWEETLVESEGELENGIMGEAISFNLADLNKRTEEIKKGLGIKRFSKDTKIIVQVSARGNVNGKKVYEKFEQTINMVVDSTNGLIYFTNEEAEIKNNLVETNVKTNFLSLLGKPVSVSTARKVFPLLAFLSTLPVFGMIYTAKANAPKDRLKDLRRYIIEGVPSDVDKKITLATEDDLKKTFELIDKPILHYQEDDSEVYAIVDDGVLYEYRREF
- a CDS encoding DUF434 domain-containing protein — encoded protein: MPSPLFEAYLDLKYLLNRGYRKSVALNFVANHYKLKKEDRHLLARCVFSEKEIGYRKKKRKPINFVNGKILAVDGFNVLITLESVLEGKAILCEDGFVRDLKYQRGYRVSEKTGEILFFLLKFLSKFNPKRVIFLYDKPVSKSGEVAKLTNEIIERVGLSGAAETVNAVDFELKKFEIVATSDLAVIDKVKYVVDIPQELAESEKIEIKKFEEILNEDLGH